One window of the Silurus meridionalis isolate SWU-2019-XX chromosome 24, ASM1480568v1, whole genome shotgun sequence genome contains the following:
- the LOC124377943 gene encoding LOW QUALITY PROTEIN: cytochrome P450 3A27-like (The sequence of the model RefSeq protein was modified relative to this genomic sequence to represent the inferred CDS: inserted 1 base in 1 codon) — MACWWSFSAETWALILILISLILLYGYWPYGLFKRLGVPGPQPVPFLGTMLQYRKGMHNFDMECFQKYGKIWGIYDGRQPGFCVLDTDIIKTVLIKECYSLFTNRRNFRLNGPLYDAVSIVEDEDWRRIRGVLSPSFTSGRLKEMFGIMKSHSHTLVENLKKTSERGESADIKEFFGAYSMDVVTSTAFSVDIDSLNNPKDPFVSNIKKMLKFDLFNPLFLLVALFPFIAPLLEKMNFAFFPTAVTDFFYASLQKIKSERVAQDHKKRVDFMQLMIDSQKSGDGDLNSRESSKGLNDHEILSQSMIFIFAGYETSSSTLSFLFFNLASNPETMKKLQXEIDETFPNKAVVDYDTVMNMDYLDAALNESLRLYPVALRLERVCKKTVEINGLTIPKDSVVMVPIYALHRDPEFWTDPETYNPERFTQENKENIEQYVYMPFGFGPRNCIGMRFALMAIKLAVVKILQRFDISLSEETKVPLELNNNGLLAPKEPIKLHFTLR; from the exons GTACGGGTACTGGCCTTATGGGCTCTTTAAGCGTTTGGGAGTTCCTGGTCCTCAACCGGTACCGTTTTTAGGAACCATGTTACAGTACCGTAAG GGAATGCATAATTTTGATATGGAGTGTTTTCAGAAGTACGGAAAGATCTGGgg GATATATGACGGCAGACAGCCAGGTTTCTGTGTGCTGGACACCGACATCATCAAAACTGTCCTGATTAAAGAGTGTTACTCTCTCTTCACCAACCGCCga aaTTTCCGTCTAAATGGTCCTCTGTACGACGCCGTGTCCATCGTGGAGGACGAGGACTGGAGGAGGATCAGGGGTGTTCTCTCTCCATCGTTCACCAGCGGCAGactgaaggag ATGTTTGGAATCATGAAgtcacattctcacacactggTTGAAAATCTGAAGAAGACGTCAGAGCGAGGAGAATCAGCAGATATTAAAGA GTTTTTCGGAGCGTACAGTATGGATGTGGTGACGAGCACAGCCTTCAGTGTCGATATCGACTCCCTGAACAACCCTAAAGATCCATTCGTCTCCAACATCAAGAAAATGCTgaagtttgatttatttaaccCTCTGTTTCTTCTTGTTG CTCTGTTCCCCTTCATCGCTCCTCTGCTGGAGAAAATGAATTTCGCCTTTTTCCCGACTGCAGTGACGGATTTCTTTTACGCCTCACTGCAAAAGATCAAGTCTGAACGTGTGGCTCAGGATCATAAG AAACGAGTGGACTTCATGCAGCTGATGATCGATTCTCAGAAATCAGGGGATGGTGATCTGAACAGCAGAGAGTCCAGTAAAG gtctgaATGATCATGAGATCCTGTCCCAGTCCATGATCTTCATCTTTGCTGGTTATGAGACGAGCAGCAGCACTCTGTCGTTCCTCTTCTTCAATCTGGCCAGTAATCCAGAGACCATGAAGAAACTGC AGGAAATTGATGAAACTTTCCCTAATAAG GCTGTGGTTGATTATGACACAGTGATGAACATGGATTATCTGGATGCTGCTCTGAACGAGTCCCTCAGGTTGTACCCGGTTGCTCTTCGTCTTGAAAGAGTCTGCAAGAAAACCGTTGAGATAAACGGTCTTACCATCCCAAAGGACAGCGTCGTTATGGTCCCCATTTACGCCCTACATAGGGACCCTGAATTTTGGACTGATCCAGAGACCTACAACCCGGAGAG GTTCACTCAGGAGAATAAGGAGAACATCGAGCAGTATGTCTACATGCCGTTTGGTTTTGGACCCAGAAACTGCATTGGGATGAGGTTTGCCCTCATGGCCATTAAGCTGGCTGTTGTTAAGATTCTGCAGAGATTCGACATCAGTCTTTCTGAGGAAACGAAG GTTCCTCTGGAGCTGAACAACAATGGCCTTCTAGCTCCTAAAGAACCCATCAAACTCCACTTCACACTTCGTTAA